One window from the genome of Tachysurus fulvidraco isolate hzauxx_2018 unplaced genomic scaffold, HZAU_PFXX_2.0 HiC_scaffold_51_np12, whole genome shotgun sequence encodes:
- the LOC125140670 gene encoding C-type lectin domain family 4 member F-like gives MGGKKFGRRTDDYVNAQNWQPRHKACSDISDRTELKDKKKPGKIFRYAFGLLILGVLLTLCAVGILYHNKVISHEILSKQYSNVTETLMMQEHETKEIKKLFEALKVEHQQVQEELAACSANKNNGQCEEGWKSLGLKSYYFSSFKLNWTQSRDYCVEKGGHLVIITSQTEQDFVVSQIGETHWIGLNDLETEGQWMWVNNKPLKETGVTFWYSAPGRPNEPDNWKKKDPSGENCAALGDAHGNIHTWFDASCSRIKKCICEK, from the exons ATGGGTGGAAAAAAG TTTGGACGGAGAACTGACGATTATGTGAATGCACAGAACTGGCAACCAAGGCACAAAGCATGCTCAG ATATCTCTGACCGCACTGAGctgaaagacaagaagaaaccAGGAAAGATCTTCAGATATGCTTTTGGTCTCCTAATACTTGGTGTTTTATTAACACTCTGTGCTGTAGGGATCCTTT ATCACAATAAAGTGATTTCACATGAGATATTAAGTAAGCAgtattctaatgttactgaaaCATTGATGATGCAGGAACATGAAACCAAGG aaataaaaaaactgtttgAAGCACTGAAGGTGGAGCATCAGCAAGTTCAGGAGGAACTTGCAGCATGCAGTG caaataaaaacaatggacAATGTGAGGAAGGATGGAAGTCTCTTGGTTTAAAGAGTTATTACTTCTCCAGTTTTAAACTGAACTGGACACAGAGTCGAGATTACTGTGTGGAGAAAGGAGGCCACCTGGTGATTATAACCAGCCAAACTGAACAG GATTTTGTAGTTTCACAAATTGGAGAAACACACTGGATTGGTTTGAATGACTTGGAGACTGAAGGACAGTGGATGTGGGTGAACAACAAGCCTTTAAAGGAGACAGGTGTAAC ATTCTGGTATAGCGCTCCCGGGAGACCAAATGAGCCTGATAACTGGAAAAAGAAGGACCCTTCTGGAGAGAATTGTGCTGCTCTGGGGGATGCTCATGGTAACATACATACATGGTTTGATGCTTCTTGTAGTAGAATCAAAAAGTGCATCTGTGAAAAGTAA
- the LOC113659004 gene encoding C-type lectin domain family 6 member A-like, with the protein MDSSENYHSPTDTEDDIYVNTEDYHAELKNSDISDRNELKDKKKPGRIFRYAFGLLLILGVLLTLCVVGILYHNKMVSYEILSEQYCNVSETLMTQEHKVKEIEKLYEALKVKHLEVQEDLAACNANKNNGQCEEGWKSLGLKCYYFSTNKLNWTQSRDYCVEKGGHLVIITSQTEQNFVVSQIVETHWIGLHDLETEGQWMWVNNKPLKETGVTFWYSAPGRPDEPDNWKEEDPSGENCAALGHNYGDTDKWFDAHCGAIKKCICEK; encoded by the exons ATGGACAGTAGTGAAAACTATCACTCTCCAACAG ACACAGAGGATGATATTTATGTGAATACAGAAGATTATCATGCAGAGCTGAAAAATTcag ATATCTCTGACCGCAATGAGctgaaagacaagaagaaaccAGGAAGGATCTTCAGATATGCTTTTGGTCTCCTACTAATACTTGGTGTTTTATTAACACTCTGTGTTGTAGGGATCCTTT ATCACAACAAAATGGTTTCATATGAAATATTAAGTGAGCAGTATTGTAATGTTAGTGAAACATTGATGACGCAGGAACATAAAGTCAAGG AGATAGAAAAACTGTATGAAGCATTGAAGGTGAAGCATCTGGAAGTTCAGGAAGATCTCGCTGCATGCAATG caaataaaaacaatggacAATGTGAGGAAGGATGGAAGTCTCTTGGTTTAAAGTGTTACTACTTCTCCACTAATAAACTGAACTGGACACAGAGTCGAGATTACTGTGTGGAGAAAGGAGGCCACCTGGTGATTATAACCAGCCAAACTGAACAG AATTTTGTGGTTTCACAAATTGTCGAAACACACTGGATTGGTTTACATGACTTGGAGACTGAAGGACAGTGGATGTGGGTGAACAACAAGCCTTTAAAGGAGACAGGTGTAAC ATTCTGGTATAGCGCTCCCGGGAGACCTGATGAGCCTGATAACTGGAAAGAGGAGGACCCTTCTGGAGAGAACTGTGCTGCTCTGGGTCATAATTATGGTGACACAGATAAATGGTTTGATGCTCACTGTGGTGCAATCAAAAAGTGCATCTGTGAAAAGTaa